The stretch of DNA AGAACGGGCTGGCCCTGCTCGAGGGCAGTGCCGAGGAGCGCGGACGGGCCGAGCAGGCGCTGCGCGAGGAGGCGGTCGCGGTGTTCGCCGCTGCCGGCGTCGCGCTGCCGCCGGGCGGAGCGCTCGACCGGCACGGCGTCACGCTGCAGGTCGGCGACGTGCCCGGCTACCGCTCGCTCGGCTCCACCTGGCAGAGCTTCGCCCGCGGGACCTCCAGCGAGATCGACTACCTCAACGGCGAGGTGGTGCTGTTGGCGCGGCGGGCCGGGGTGCCGGCGCCGCTCAGCGAGCGGCTGCAGGAGCTGCTGGGCTCGGCGGAGCTGGCCGACCGCCGGACGGTCGCAGCCCTGCTGGCGGCAGCCGACTCGCGATGAGACCGCCTGCGATGAGCTCTCGATGAGCGCCGCGCCGCGGCGCTCGGCCCTGGCGACGCAGTTCGACGGGGCGCGCGCCCACCCCCGCGCGGCTGCGGTCGCCGCCCTGGCAGGCGTCGTCAACGGCGCCACGATGGTGTTCGGGGCCGGGGCGATCGGTTGGACCACCGACCATCTGGTCACGCCCGCGCTGACCGGCCATCCGGTGGCGGCGAGCACCTGGTGGGCCGGGGCCGGTGCGATCCTCGGCATCTCGGCGGTGCGCTGGAGCACCATCTTCGTGCGCGGGCTCGCCACCGGCCGGGTGCAGTATCGCGCGCAGGCCGAGACCCGCCGGGCGGTCGTACGCCGCTACCTCGACCTCGAGCTGCGCTGGCACCGGCAGCGCTCCCCCGGTCAGCTGCTCGCGCACGCCGTCTCCGACGTGGACGCGACCTGGGCGCCGATGCAGTGGGCCTACTTCGCCCTCGGCATGGTGGTGATGCTGCTGCTCGCGCTGGCCCAGATGTTCCAGCGCTCCCCGGTGCTCGGCGCCGTCGGTGCGGGTCTGGTCGTGCTGGTGCTCGGCGCGAACCTGGTCTACCAGCGCCTGCTGGCACCGCGTACCCGCGCCGGGCAGGCCGCACGGGCGGCCGTCGGAGCGCTGGCCCACGAGTCGGTCGAGGGCGACCCGGTGGTGCGCAGCCTCGGGCTGACCGCGACCGAGGAGGAGCGCTTCGGCACGGCGGTGGACCGGCTGCGCGAGGCCAACCTCCGGATCGCACGGGTCAGCTCGGTCTTCGATCCCGTCCTGGAGCTGCTGCCGACGGTAGCCGTGCTGGCGGTGCTCGCAGCCGGAGCACCCCAGGTCGAGAACGGCGCGCTGACGGTCGGCGATCTCGTCGGCACCGTCTACCTCCTGCTGACGATCTCGATCCCGCTGAACGTGATCAGTCGCTTCCTGTCCATGCTGCCGCTCTCCTCGGCCGGGGCCGAGCGGGTCGGCTCGGTGCTGGACGACCCGGGCACCGACCGCTTCGGCGCGGACGGGCTGCCTCGGCGGGAGGCGCTCGCGGTGACGCTCACCGGCGTCGGCGTCTCGCCCGCCGGCCGCAGCATCCTGGAGGGCGTCTCGTTGACGCTGCCGCCGGGCTCGGTGACGGCTGTCGTCGGCGCGGTCGGCGCCGGCAAGTCGACGCTGCTCCAGGTGGCGGGCGGGCAGGTCCCGCCCGATGCGGGAGTCGTGCGCTTCGACGGCATCGACGTACGGCGTCTCGCCCGGGGCACCGTGCCCGAGAGCGTCGCCGTCGTCACGCAGTCCCCGTTCCTCTTCGCCGAGAGCATCCGCGACAACCTGACCCTGTCCGGCCATCCGCGCGAGCACCGTCCCTATCGCGACGACGAACTGTGGGCGGCCCTCGAGGTCGCGGCAGCGGACGACCTCGTGCGCCGGCTCCCCGACGGTCTCGACACCGTTGTCGGCGAGCGCGGCGCGACGCTCTCGGGCGGCCAGCGCCAGCGCCTGTGCCTGGCCCGGGCACTGCTCCGCGCACCCGGGCTGCTGGTGCTCGACGACGCCACCTCGGCGCTCGACCCCCGGGTGGAGCGTCAGGTCCTCGACGCGTTGGCGCGGCTGGTGGCCGACGGCGGCCCGACGGTGCTGCTGGTCGCCAACCGCCCGGGCGCGCTCGCGCTGGCCGACCAGGTGGTGCTGCTGAGCAACGGCCGGGTGGCCGCCTCGGGACGCCACCACGACCTGCTCGCCACCCGGCCGGACTACGTCCGGATCGTGACGGCCTACCAGCCGGCGGGGGGTGACGGAGCCGATGCCCTCGAAGCTGCCGCGGACGCCTCCTGAGCGCGACGTCCCTCTCGGCGCCTCCGGTCTGGCCGACCTCAGCGGGACGGCCAGCTCGCCCGTCGGGCCGCTGCGGCTGGCGCGGATCGCCGTCTCGGTCTCCCCGGTGCTGCGGGAGGGAGCGCTCGCGACGCTGCTGCTCGCCCTGCTCGCGGGCGCGGGCCGCATCGTCGCTCCGCTGAGCGTCCAGCAGGCCATCGACGACGGCGTCACCTCGGC from Nocardioides sp. BP30 encodes:
- a CDS encoding ABC transporter ATP-binding protein — its product is MSAAPRRSALATQFDGARAHPRAAAVAALAGVVNGATMVFGAGAIGWTTDHLVTPALTGHPVAASTWWAGAGAILGISAVRWSTIFVRGLATGRVQYRAQAETRRAVVRRYLDLELRWHRQRSPGQLLAHAVSDVDATWAPMQWAYFALGMVVMLLLALAQMFQRSPVLGAVGAGLVVLVLGANLVYQRLLAPRTRAGQAARAAVGALAHESVEGDPVVRSLGLTATEEERFGTAVDRLREANLRIARVSSVFDPVLELLPTVAVLAVLAAGAPQVENGALTVGDLVGTVYLLLTISIPLNVISRFLSMLPLSSAGAERVGSVLDDPGTDRFGADGLPRREALAVTLTGVGVSPAGRSILEGVSLTLPPGSVTAVVGAVGAGKSTLLQVAGGQVPPDAGVVRFDGIDVRRLARGTVPESVAVVTQSPFLFAESIRDNLTLSGHPREHRPYRDDELWAALEVAAADDLVRRLPDGLDTVVGERGATLSGGQRQRLCLARALLRAPGLLVLDDATSALDPRVERQVLDALARLVADGGPTVLLVANRPGALALADQVVLLSNGRVAASGRHHDLLATRPDYVRIVTAYQPAGGDGADALEAAADAS